In a genomic window of Sphingomonas koreensis:
- the rpsT gene encoding 30S ribosomal protein S20, with translation MANTPQAKKRIRRNARRADVNGARVSRIRTFVKKAESALESGDKSAAESALKAMQPELARGVAKGVVHKNTAARKFSRLTKRLAALA, from the coding sequence ATGGCGAACACGCCGCAAGCCAAGAAGCGCATCCGCCGCAACGCCCGCCGCGCCGACGTCAACGGCGCGCGCGTCAGCCGCATCCGTACCTTCGTCAAGAAGGCGGAGAGCGCGCTCGAGTCGGGCGACAAGTCGGCGGCCGAATCGGCGCTGAAGGCGATGCAGCCGGAACTGGCGCGCGGCGTGGCCAAGGGTGTCGTGCACAAGAACACCGCTGCCCGGAAATTCTCGCGTCTGACGAAGCGCCTCGCCGCGCTCGCCTGA
- the dnaA gene encoding chromosomal replication initiator protein DnaA, producing MDQAKAWTRVRGNLRLSAGQRLFDQWLKPIVLIEGSDPETVRLGLPSPFMTNWVKGHYAERLLMEFRSQLPDVRTVSIETLARESRELAPEAESPAAAVPAAAPLAATPAASAERPRFDSRFTFERFVVDTSNRVAFNAARALAEPGKPRFSPLYLHSSTGQGKTHLMHAIGHAFLEACPDATAIYMPAERFMFEFVRAVREKDTFAFKARLRGVDLLMIDDLQFIAGKESTQEEFFHTVDEFMREGKRLVIAADRSPLALEGIEARLASRLGAGLAADIKPAELGLRRAILGRKLEDMPGAQVPAEVLDLLAARISSSVRELEGALNRLVAYAQLNDETVTIAFAESVLGEALRGSQRRITIDEIQKAVSSHFDVKQLDLVSQRRAVAIARPRQIAMYLAKRLTTRSLPEIGRKFGNRDHSTVIHAVRRIEELRGTDSEIDTAVRNLMRQLEA from the coding sequence ATGGATCAAGCCAAGGCCTGGACACGCGTGCGCGGTAACCTGCGGCTCTCTGCAGGCCAGCGGCTGTTCGACCAGTGGCTGAAGCCCATCGTTCTGATCGAGGGCAGCGACCCCGAAACCGTGCGCCTCGGCTTGCCTTCGCCCTTCATGACCAACTGGGTGAAGGGCCATTACGCCGAACGGCTGCTGATGGAGTTCCGTTCGCAGCTGCCCGATGTGCGCACCGTCTCGATCGAAACGCTCGCGCGCGAATCGCGGGAGCTCGCGCCCGAGGCTGAGTCGCCTGCGGCAGCCGTCCCCGCGGCGGCGCCGCTCGCGGCCACTCCGGCGGCGTCGGCCGAGCGTCCGCGCTTCGATTCGCGCTTCACCTTCGAGCGATTCGTCGTCGACACGTCGAACCGTGTCGCGTTCAACGCCGCGAGGGCGCTGGCCGAGCCAGGCAAGCCGCGCTTCAGCCCGCTCTATCTTCACAGCTCGACCGGCCAGGGCAAGACGCACCTGATGCACGCGATCGGCCATGCCTTTCTCGAGGCGTGCCCGGACGCGACCGCGATCTACATGCCCGCCGAGCGCTTCATGTTCGAATTCGTCCGTGCGGTGCGCGAGAAGGATACGTTCGCGTTCAAGGCGCGGCTGCGCGGGGTCGATCTGCTGATGATCGACGATCTCCAGTTCATCGCGGGCAAGGAATCGACGCAGGAGGAATTCTTCCACACCGTGGATGAGTTCATGCGCGAGGGCAAAAGGCTGGTGATCGCCGCCGACCGCAGCCCGCTGGCGCTCGAGGGGATCGAGGCGCGGCTGGCGTCGCGGCTGGGCGCTGGCCTCGCCGCCGACATCAAGCCGGCCGAGCTCGGCCTGCGCCGCGCGATCCTCGGCCGCAAGCTTGAGGACATGCCTGGAGCCCAGGTTCCGGCCGAAGTGCTCGATCTGCTTGCCGCGCGGATCAGCAGCAGCGTGCGCGAACTCGAAGGCGCGCTCAACCGCCTTGTCGCCTATGCGCAGCTGAACGACGAGACGGTGACGATCGCGTTCGCCGAATCGGTGCTGGGCGAAGCGCTGCGCGGCAGCCAGCGCCGCATTACGATCGACGAGATCCAGAAGGCGGTATCGTCGCATTTCGATGTCAAGCAGCTCGACCTTGTGTCGCAGCGCCGCGCCGTCGCGATCGCGCGCCCGCGCCAGATCGCGATGTACCTCGCCAAGCGCCTCACCACGCGCTCGCTGCCCGAGATCGGCCGCAAGTTCGGCAATCGGGATCACTCCACCGTGATCCACGCCGTCCGCCGTATCGAGGAGCTGCGCGGCACCGACAGCGAAATCGACACCGCCGTCCGCAACCTGATGCGCCAGCTGGAAGCATAG
- a CDS encoding NAD-dependent epimerase produces MAGTSAPSAAAGAELIVHAVNPPGYRDWDRLVLPMLDNSIAAANGARILLPGTVYNYGPDAFPSISEDAPQHPLTRKGRIRVEMEQRLEEAARAGQARALIVRAGDFFGPQAGNSWFSQGLVAPGGRPGKIQNPARRGIGHQWAYLPDVAETMARLLALETLDDFARFHMDGHWDVDGTQMVGAIQCALGAPSVSIKPMPWWAMRLAAPFVPLLRELLEMRYLWEEPVRLDDSRLRAALGEEPSTPLDVAVRTILAAMGSLSA; encoded by the coding sequence ATGGCTGGCACGTCCGCGCCCTCAGCAGCGGCGGGCGCGGAACTGATCGTCCATGCCGTGAACCCGCCCGGCTATCGCGACTGGGACAGGCTGGTGCTGCCGATGCTCGACAACAGCATTGCCGCAGCGAATGGCGCCCGCATCCTGCTGCCCGGCACGGTCTACAACTATGGCCCGGACGCTTTTCCTTCGATCAGCGAGGACGCGCCGCAACATCCACTAACGCGCAAGGGGCGTATCCGGGTCGAAATGGAGCAGCGGCTGGAGGAAGCGGCCCGAGCGGGCCAGGCGCGCGCGCTGATCGTGCGGGCAGGCGACTTTTTCGGGCCGCAGGCGGGGAATAGCTGGTTCAGCCAGGGTCTGGTCGCACCGGGCGGCCGACCGGGGAAGATCCAGAACCCGGCGCGTCGGGGTATCGGCCATCAATGGGCCTATCTGCCCGATGTTGCAGAGACGATGGCACGGCTGCTTGCACTCGAGACGCTCGACGATTTTGCGCGCTTTCACATGGACGGTCATTGGGATGTCGACGGCACGCAAATGGTTGGGGCGATCCAGTGCGCTTTGGGCGCGCCGTCGGTATCGATCAAACCGATGCCGTGGTGGGCGATGCGGCTCGCGGCACCGTTCGTGCCACTGCTACGCGAGTTGCTTGAAATGCGCTATCTGTGGGAGGAGCCGGTGCGCCTCGACGATAGCCGGCTACGCGCGGCGCTGGGCGAGGAGCCGAGTACCCCGCTTGACGTTGCGGTTCGCACGATACTGGCTGCGATGGGCAGTCTATCCGCCTGA
- a CDS encoding LysR family transcriptional regulator has translation MNTDPGWDLYRSFAAVLRAGSLSGAARMLGMTQPSIARHVDALEDALGIDLFVRTQRGLSPTDAALRLRPYAESLEATAAALRRAVASDTDPTAGTVRITASEIVGTEHLPAILTRVRQRHPALHVELVLSNAVDDLLQRHADIAVRMVEPVQQALVVRRAGAVEVGLHAHGRYLADREIPRSLAALSAHNLIGFDTETPMIRAVGARFPELNRAAFALRADSDIAQLAAIRAGFGIGFCQVQVARRDPDLVRVLAAEVSFEFGMWIVMHEDLRSNQACRIIFDALAEGLGTIGAR, from the coding sequence ATGAATACCGACCCTGGCTGGGATCTCTATCGAAGCTTCGCCGCGGTGTTGCGGGCCGGCTCGCTTTCCGGCGCGGCACGCATGCTTGGCATGACCCAGCCAAGCATCGCCCGCCATGTCGATGCGCTTGAGGATGCGCTCGGCATCGACCTGTTCGTGCGCACCCAGCGCGGCCTCTCACCCACCGACGCGGCGCTCCGGCTCAGGCCCTATGCCGAATCGCTCGAGGCGACGGCGGCGGCACTGCGCAGGGCGGTCGCTTCCGATACCGATCCAACTGCGGGCACGGTGCGGATCACCGCGAGCGAGATCGTCGGGACCGAGCATCTTCCGGCGATCCTCACCCGGGTTCGGCAGCGTCACCCGGCGCTCCATGTCGAGTTGGTGCTGTCCAATGCGGTCGACGATCTTCTACAGCGCCACGCCGATATCGCCGTGCGCATGGTGGAGCCGGTGCAGCAGGCGTTGGTGGTCCGCCGTGCCGGGGCGGTCGAGGTCGGACTGCACGCGCACGGTCGATATCTGGCAGATCGCGAGATACCGCGCAGCCTGGCAGCGCTGAGCGCGCATAATCTGATCGGGTTCGATACCGAGACGCCGATGATCCGTGCGGTCGGCGCCCGCTTTCCAGAACTCAACCGCGCAGCTTTCGCCCTGCGTGCCGACAGTGACATCGCCCAGCTCGCGGCGATCCGCGCAGGATTCGGGATCGGCTTTTGCCAGGTTCAGGTGGCGCGCCGCGACCCCGATTTGGTGCGCGTGCTGGCGGCGGAGGTAAGCTTCGAGTTCGGCATGTGGATCGTGATGCACGAAGATCTGCGCAGCAACCAAGCCTGCCGCATTATCTTCGACGCACTCGCCGAGGGATTGGGCACAATCGGCGCGCGCTAG
- the aroB gene encoding 3-dehydroquinate synthase produces MRTVPVALGARSYEVRIESGLLGRAAEQLAPFVRKRPFVIVTDANVAPHGERLAANLAAAGIASETIILPPGEGTKSWTQLESLLDRLLDLGIERGDHVIALGGGVIGDLVGFASAILKRGCNFVQIPTTLLAQVDSSVGGKTAINARAGKNLVGAFHQPSVVLIDPDLLDTLPLREQRAGYAEVVKYGLIDDADFFAWCEGNGAALLAGDPNAREYAIAHSVGAKARIVADDERETTGRRALLNLGHTFGHALEAETGFSDQLLHGEGVAAGMALAFAFSARQGLCPATDAERVAAHLKASGLPHDLASAGIATNGARLVEHMLHDKKMDAGTLPFLLTRGIGATYLDKQVNLADVETFLDELPR; encoded by the coding sequence ATGAGGACAGTGCCGGTCGCGCTCGGCGCGCGCAGCTACGAAGTGCGGATCGAAAGCGGGCTGCTGGGCCGCGCCGCCGAACAGCTGGCCCCCTTCGTGCGCAAGCGCCCGTTCGTGATCGTCACTGACGCCAATGTCGCGCCGCATGGCGAACGGCTCGCCGCGAACCTTGCCGCCGCGGGTATCGCGAGCGAGACGATCATCCTTCCGCCCGGTGAAGGCACCAAGAGCTGGACCCAGCTCGAATCGCTGCTCGACCGGCTGCTCGATCTGGGCATAGAGCGCGGCGATCATGTCATCGCGCTCGGTGGCGGGGTGATCGGCGATCTCGTCGGCTTCGCCAGCGCGATCCTCAAGCGCGGCTGCAATTTCGTGCAGATCCCGACCACGCTGCTGGCCCAGGTCGACAGCTCGGTCGGCGGCAAGACCGCGATCAACGCGCGGGCCGGGAAGAATCTGGTCGGCGCCTTCCACCAGCCTTCGGTCGTGCTGATCGACCCCGATCTGCTCGACACGCTCCCGCTGCGCGAACAGCGCGCGGGCTATGCCGAGGTGGTGAAATACGGGCTGATCGACGACGCCGACTTCTTCGCGTGGTGCGAGGGGAATGGCGCGGCTCTGCTTGCCGGCGATCCGAACGCCCGCGAATATGCCATCGCCCACTCCGTCGGTGCCAAGGCGCGGATCGTCGCCGACGACGAGCGTGAGACCACCGGGCGGCGCGCGCTGCTCAATCTCGGCCATACCTTCGGTCATGCGCTGGAGGCCGAGACGGGATTCTCCGACCAGTTGCTTCATGGCGAGGGCGTGGCTGCGGGCATGGCGCTCGCCTTCGCCTTTTCGGCCCGGCAGGGCCTCTGCCCCGCGACGGATGCCGAGCGGGTCGCGGCGCATCTCAAGGCCAGCGGGCTGCCGCACGACCTCGCCAGCGCGGGCATCGCCACAAACGGCGCGCGGCTGGTCGAGCACATGCTCCACGACAAGAAGATGGACGCCGGCACGCTCCCCTTCCTGCTCACACGGGGGATCGGGGCGACCTATCTCGACAAACAGGTGAACCTCGCCGACGTCGAGACCTTTCTGGACGAGCTGCCGCGCTAG
- a CDS encoding shikimate kinase has product MLQTHTADPYTPSRPIVLIGLMGVGKTTIGRRLAQRLNLPFVDADVEIESAAGMTIAEIFERFGESHFRDGERRVIARLVDGTPKVIATGGGAFLNVETRALILDQAITIWLDAPPHILAERVAKRDHRPLLRGKDPLKVLTELAAVRNPVYALAPIHVVSKSAPHDATVSAILKALTA; this is encoded by the coding sequence ATGCTGCAAACCCACACCGCCGATCCCTATACCCCGTCGCGCCCGATCGTGCTGATCGGACTCATGGGCGTAGGCAAGACCACGATCGGCCGCCGCCTCGCCCAGCGGCTGAACCTTCCCTTTGTCGATGCCGATGTGGAGATCGAATCGGCTGCAGGGATGACCATCGCCGAAATCTTCGAGCGGTTCGGCGAATCGCATTTCCGCGACGGCGAACGCAGGGTGATCGCGCGGCTGGTGGACGGCACCCCCAAGGTGATCGCGACCGGTGGCGGCGCCTTCCTGAATGTCGAAACCCGCGCGCTAATCCTTGACCAGGCGATAACGATCTGGCTGGACGCGCCGCCGCATATTCTGGCCGAACGCGTCGCCAAGCGCGATCACCGGCCGCTGCTTCGTGGAAAGGATCCGCTCAAGGTGCTCACCGAACTCGCCGCTGTCCGCAACCCGGTCTATGCGCTCGCGCCGATTCATGTGGTGAGCAAGTCCGCGCCGCACGACGCGACGGTAAGCGCAATTCTGAAAGCCCTCACCGCATGA